The following DNA comes from Rhodanobacter sp. AS-Z3.
ATCGCGCCAGCGGCGCCGCACTTGACCACGCCGTCGGTGTCCATGAAGGACGGGCCAGTGGCCGCCTTCAGGTTGATCATGTTGACCAGACCGTGGGTGGTGGCCAGGTTGGACGAATGGTTGTAATCGAACGCAGCATCCCAGTTGAAGTTGCGCTCACCGGCCGAGAACGAGCCGTCCAGGCCAGTCAGGAAATGCGTGTTCTGGTTGTCCTGCGAGAACTGACGCGGAGCCTCGACGAAACGACGATTGGCACCCACGTCCTTGCCGGTCGGGTTGTAGTAGGAATTCGCGTCCAGATTGAACGGAGCGTTGGTATTGAAGCCCGAGTCGATGCCGATGCCGATCGGTGACGGCGCCAACTGCTGCGAAGACTTGCGTACGTTGTACGCCGCTTCGGTCTTCCAGGTGATGTTCTCGGTCAGGCTGTACTTGCCCTGCACGAACATGTTCTGGCGTTCGGTCGGGGTCAGCAGATAGTTGTTCGGCTGGTAGTTATAGCCGTCGGTCGCGCCGGCATAGGGATGGTAGTCGTTGATGTTGCGAACATCGCCACCCTTGTTGATCGCAAGGCGATCACCGGTCTGCAGGTCGTAGATCGAGCCGTGGTCGCCGTAGCTGCTGTTGCCCTTGCCCGGGAAGCCCGGGTAGATGTCGTGGGTCAAGGCACGGTCGCCCATGCTGACCGCGTCACCCTTCATGTAGCCCACGCTGAAGATCAGCGAGCCCTTGTCATTGTGGGTGCCCACGGTGAAGTCGGCCGAATTCTGCTGGCCGTCACCCTGCTGGAACTGACCCGAGTACAGATTGACTTCGGCGCCATCCATGTGGTCGCGGGTGATGATGTTGACCACGCCGGCGATCGCGTCCGAACCGTAAATGGTGGAGGCGCCGTCCTTCAGGACTTCGACGCGCTCGATCACGGCAGCGGGGATGGTCGACAAGTCGACGGTGCCGCCCAGGCCCTGCAACCAGCGATGGCCGTTGACCAGCACCAGGGTGCGGGCTGCGCCGAGGTCGCGCATGCTGATGGTCGCGGTGCCGTCATTGCCATTGTTGGTGGCGCGGGTCGAGCCGATGGAGATGGTGCTGATGTGCTGCAGGACGTCGTCGACGGTGACGAAGCCGGCATTCTGGATCTGCTGACGGTCGATGGTGAACACCGGCTGCGCGGTGGACAGGTCGACGCTGCGGATACGCGAACCGGTGACGGTCACGGTGTTCAGCGTCTTCGCTGCTTCCGGCTGGGTCGGGGCGGCGTCTTGCGCGAAGACCGAACCAGCCAGGACCAGCGAGCCAACCAGCAGGGCTCCCTGGACGGCATGGGTAAGTTTGTTTTTGTTCAATTTCATGGTGTTGGAATCCCCAAAACGGCAGTTACCACAAACCTCGAGCAGCATTTCTGCGCGAGATACCTGACCCGTCGGGACTATGTATCCCGATCGAGCATCTACTTTTTCGGTGCTGACCTTATCGGCAATTCTTACAAAGTGTCAACAAAATATTAGCATTTGGCGTACTGGCCTTTAACGAGGTGTTCATCGCAAGTTTTTACGTATATCACTGATATATATAAATCTTTATATCGTTTCCAACGTAACTATTTGACTGGAATAGTTAAGTTTCTGGGTGGGCACTATATGCCGCGCGCATCCGGGGACGCCTCGGAAAGTACTTGGTGCCCGGTCGGACGGGTTTGCGCTGATTGGCGATGTGCCTTGTGCGGCGTGGGGCAGCGGTCGGAAGAAGGACGCTGGTGACGATGCTCGGCCAGCGGATCTCGCGGCGGTGCTGCAGCAGTCAGGCAAAAACTGGCAAGGCGTCTCGAAAACAGGGCGGGGCTGCGCGGCAGCTACGCCCTGTTTTTACGACTGCGTTGGCGGACCGTGTGGTCAACCGGCGTTGCAGCGATCTGGCGGAGCCAGTCGATTGCCCGATCCGGTCGTCGGTCGCAGCAGGTTCAGTGCTGGCTTTCCGGCGCGCCCGGGAATTTCAGGCTGAGGCCCTCGCCCTGCACGGTGGAGACCCAGTCGATCACGATGCCGTGAGCGCGTTGTGCGCTGGCCGGATCGAAGTGCACTTCCAGGCCGTTGGCTACTGCCACGATGTCGTGCTCGTTGGCCGGCGCCAGCTGAAAGCCGGCGCTATGGTCGGGGCCGATTTCCAGGTGCAGCGCCACGCCTTCGGCGTTGGCGGTGCCCTGACGAATCGCTTCGGCGGCGGCGTCGGTGATGGTGATTTCCGGCGGCGTACGGTCGGGTGCGGCAACACCGAACAACTGGTGCAATTCGCCGCTGCCGTACATCTGACGGATGATGTCGGCGCCGCCGACCAGCTCGCCACCCACGTACAACTGCGGAATCGTCGGCCAGTCGCCGTAGGCCTTGATGCCTTCGCGAATCTCCGGATCTTCCAGAACGTTCACCGTGTGATATTCCGGCAGCAGCTCATTCAAGGTGTTGGTGGCGGCGGCGGAGAATCCGCACATGGGCTGGCTGCGATTGCCCTTCATGAACAACACCACGCGGTGGTCCTTGAGCAGGGTTTCGATACGTTCGCGGGTGCCGGGATCGAGCGACATGAGGTGGTTCCTGAAGGTCGGGAGGTGACCGGGGATGATACCGCGCTTGCGCGGTGGGCTGACTTGACCCGGGTCAGGCGTATAGACACGGCGCCGGGCCTGACCTGCGACCAGAAGCAGCAAGACAGCCACGCAGGAGCGCTGGCTGCTATTTGGGAGCTACCCCGGTGGCCTTGAAGGCTCTGATGCGCGCGAGCGGTGGGTCGATGCCATGCAGATGTTGCGAAGGCAGCCGGTCGCCGCGGAATCAATCGGCCGCCGTTAGTGCCTGCAGCGCGACCGGCGCAATGGCTGCCAGCCACAGGCGATACTGGGCAGCGGAAGGATGCAGCCCATCCTCGGCGACCAGTTCCGGATGTGCGCGCGAGATGCGGGTGATGTCGACGAAGCGCGCACCCGCGCGTTCGCACTCGGCGAGGGCGCGCGCATTGTAGACGTCCAGTTCCTGCGCAATGGCGGTCCGCTCGCAGCCTCGTTCATCGGCAAAGCGTGTCACGCCCCAGTCGGGGATCGACACCACCAGTACCCGCTCAGCGCATCCACCCGCCAGTGTGATCGCACGTGCCAGCAGGGTGGAAAACTCTACGCGGTAATCTGCGTCCGACCTTCCGCGGTATTGGTTGTTCACGCCGATCTGCAAGCTCACCAATAGATAAGGTGGCGTCAGCGCGGTTTCGTCCATGCCTCGCGACAGTTCGTCGGTCGTCCAGCCGGTGACCGCAATGAGGTGTGGTTCGTCGAGCGCTACGCCTTCCGCGCGCAACTGTCGCGCCAGCGCGACGGGCCAGCGATCCTCCGCGACCACGCCTTCACCGATGGTGTAGGAATCACCCAGGGCAAGATAAGCCGGCATCGCCGGACTCAGGCCACGGCAACGGCGGCGGGCGACTGCTCGCGAG
Coding sequences within:
- a CDS encoding SGNH/GDSL hydrolase family protein, which produces MPAYLALGDSYTIGEGVVAEDRWPVALARQLRAEGVALDEPHLIAVTGWTTDELSRGMDETALTPPYLLVSLQIGVNNQYRGRSDADYRVEFSTLLARAITLAGGCAERVLVVSIPDWGVTRFADERGCERTAIAQELDVYNARALAECERAGARFVDITRISRAHPELVAEDGLHPSAAQYRLWLAAIAPVALQALTAAD